GGAAGCCATCAATAATCTGGGCTATCAGCCGGATATGGCGGCCCGCAACCTGCGCGGTGCCACCTCCTATGCCGTCGGTCTCGTTTACGACAACCCGAACCCCTATTATGTGGTCGATATCCAGCAGGGCGTGCTGAAATGCTGCCGCGAGCTTGGCTACGGCCTGCAGATTCACCCCTGCGACGCGTCCTCGCCGCAGCTGATCGACGAACTGGCCGAGCTGGTGCTGCATTCGCGCCTAGCCGGCCTCGTGCTCGCCCCGCCGATTTCAGAGAATGACGATATCGTGCAGGCGCTGGCTGACCGCAGCATCCATGTGGTGCGGATCGTATCGGGCGCCGATGCACCGGGCGGCCCTGCCCCCGCCGTGCATGTGAATGACCGCGCCGCCGCCTATGCGCTGACCGATCATCTGGTACAGCTTGGCCACCGGCGCATCGCCTTCCTTTCGGGGGAAGAGGAGCACCGCTCCACGCCCGAACGCCGCGCCGGTTATGAAGAAGCCCTCCAGGCGCACGGCCTGCCGGTCGACCCGGCCCTTGTGTTGCCCGGCCGCTATACTTTCGATTCGGGCTTCAACCGCACGCAGGCACTGCTGGCCGGGCCTGACCGCCCGACAGCGATTTTCGGCTGCAACGACGAGATCGCGGCAGGCGCCCTGGCGGCCACCCGCGCGAACGGCATGAAAGTGCCCGGAGACCTGTCGATTGTCGGCTTCGAGGACAGCCCCTTCTCACGGCAATCCAGTCCGCCTTTGACGACCGCCGCCCAGAAAACCGAGGCCATCGCCCGGCAAGCCATGCTGCGGCTCATTGGCGCCATGCGGCCGCATACGACAGAAGAAATGAACTCCGGCCCCGAGGCCGATGTGTTTGTGCCGAACCTGATCGTGCGCCCGTCGACCGGCCCGGTCACCAGTCGCTAGGTGCTCGCTCTCATTCGCATCTGAATAGAAAAAGGCGGCCCATCTGGAGCCGCCTTTTCAAATTCATTGGCTGTATCGCTGCGCGTCAGGCGCGGCGGGTTTCGGCCTCGATCGACTTGCGCCGACGGCGCACCATCGATGCAACACCGGCAAAGCCCAGAAGCATGGTCAGCCAAGTTGCGGGCTCGGGGATCGCGGGCACGCTGCCATCCGGATTGCCGCCACCACCGGGAGTACCGCCACCACCACCCGGGGTGCCGCCGCCACCGCCGGTCGGATCTTCGGGGTCAAACGGACCATCCGGGCCATCGTCGTCGTCACAGCCGTCGAGAAGGCAGGAATCATCCGGGATTTCGATGGTGTTGTCGTCATCGTCGTCATCATCGCCACCGCCGCCGGGGCCACCGCCACCGCCGCCGTTGTCACCATCATCACCATCATCGTCGCCGTCGTCACCGTCGTCGCCGCCACCACCAGTGTCGCCGCCACCGCCGCCGTTATCGCCGTCGTCGCCATCATCTTCATCTTCGGGGTCTTCGGGCGAGCCGCCTTCACCAGCGCCGCCACCGCCGCCACCGGGGCCGCCAGCACCGCCGCCACCACCGGAACCGCCACCGGAGCCACCGCCCGAGCCGCCCTCTTCACCAGAGCCGTCACCCGAACCGCTGCCGCCTTCGCCAGCACCCGAACCATCGCCGTCGCCGCTACCGCCGCCGTTGTCGTCGCCTTCACCGTCAGCGCCGGCCAGCCGGTCGAGGCCTTCCTCGCCGGACACAGCATTGAAGAGATAGCTTTCGCCGTCTTCTTCACCCGCGCCAACGGGGCGTCGCTCAGCATAGAAGAAAATGTCTTCCCACGGTTCGCCCGCAGGATTGGTACGACCGAAGCCGGCTGCCGGCAGAAGATCGTTCGCAAGGCGTGCAGCCAGAGCTGCGAGATCGAAACCGCCAGCCGAGCCACCCGGGCGCAACGCGCCGGCATTGCTGCCGTCAGGCGCTTTGAGGAGGCCTGCGCCGCCGCCGCCAAGGCTGATGTAGCTCGATGTAGCCAGGAGAACGACCAGCAGGGCTGCTGCCTTCTTGCTTACACGGCTTTTCGGTTTCACGCTCATTTCACTCATGGTCTGTACCCTTGTACATCCAGCCGGTCACCCGGCGCATCATGCACTCCGCACTACGGGCGCACTCTATTAAACTTCAGTTAACCTCGGACTCGGGACAGTGTCCATACATTGCCACCATATCGCCGATATTCAGTTAACGATTGTCTAAAATTGAATCAAATCGGAACAAAAGCAAAAGAAAACAGTTTCTTCCGCCACTTTGGCCAAAAGCTGTGACACGAAACCAACACAAGGCCTTGGCGGAGTCGCAAGCAGAAAACCGCTCGCTCGAAAGGCGAAATCCTATTTGCTTTTATGACAGTTTCATTATCATGAAAGGAGCGGGCGGCCCTGTGGTGCCGTAATCCGGGTTGTTTCCGGTCCGCATGGAGCATGGAATGCCTTTAGCGACGAGTCTGGCCGACCTGAATCAATCGGCCAATCATTTCACCGGCAAGTGGCCCGTGAGCGAAGTTGTTCTCCTTAACGCACTGAACACCGGTCATTCGGCCGACGACATTGCCAACCGGTTTGGCGTGACGGTCGAGGACGTGGTGCGTCTGTGCGACGAGTATGATCTGCAGAGCTGCCTCGGCGAATCGTGACCCAGCTGGTTCCGCCAACCCTGCGGTTGGCGCCGTTCGTGGCCCCTTTCGGGGTCGACGAAGGCCTGCTTGACGATCTGATTGCCAGGCTGGATGCGGCGGAAGAAGCGACGGAAGCCCGGCTTGCCGGCGGCGTCGCAGACCCCAATGTGCGGGCGTCCACCAGCCTCTGGCTCGATCTCGACACAATCCCCGATCTCACATCTGCCCTCATCCGGTTCGCTTCGGCGACCGTTGATGAAGCGTTTCCTTTTGCCATCGACGGCTTCGAGGAAGGCGTGCTGTTGCAGCGATACCGGGCACTCGGCAGCGCTGCGCCTTTGGGCGACCATTATGACTGGCACGTCGATATCGGCGCAGCCGGCACCACGCGCAGCCGCAAGCTTGCCCTCGTGGTGCAACTGTCGGACCCGGCGGATTATATGGGCGGCCTGCTGGAAGTGAATCTGGATGGCATACCGGTCGCGGCCCCCGCAGAGCGCGGCACCGCCATCGCTTTCCCGGCCTTCGCGCCACACCGGGTGACGCCGGTGACCGTCGGCACCCGCTATTCGCTTGTGGCCTGGATGCACGGGCCGGCCTTCCGCTAAAAGCAAATTCCACATATCGGAATTTATGACATAAATAATTTCAAAAGTGATCAAGCGCCCTCTTGCCAGCCGCATGGCGGGCGCTTAGGTTATGGCCAACTTCGTTTTTCCCTTTCAGGAGACAATCATGGCGCTCACGCTCAAGGACCCGAGCCTTCTGGCCACCAAGGCCTATATCAATGGCGAATGGGTCGATTCCGACGACGGCAGCACGTTCGATGTGCTGAACCCCGCGACCGGCGAACTGATCGCCAAGGTCGCCAGCTGCGGCGGCGCCGAGGCCCGCCGCGCCATCGAGGCCGCCAACGCTGCCCAGCCCGCGTGGGCCAAGCGAACGGCCAAAGAGCGCGCCGACATCCTGCATCGCTGGGCTGACCTGATCGTAGAAAACGCAGATGACCTCGCCGTTATCATGACGGTCGAGCAAGGCAAGATCCTCGCCGAAGCGAAAGGCGAAGTGGTCTATTCCGCGAGCTTCATCACCTGGTTCGCCGAAGAGGGCCGCCGCGTTTACGGCGATGTGATCCCGACGAACGCCAACGACCGCCGCCTGATCGCCATCAAGCAGCCGGTGGGTGTTGTCGCCGCCATCACGCCCTGGAACTTCCCGGCCGCGATGCTGACAAGGAAGGCCGGCCCCGCGCTCGCGGTTGGCTGTACCTTCATCATGAAGCCCGCCAAGGAAACCCCGCTTTCGGCCAACGCCCTGTGCGTGCTGGCTGAACGCGCCGGCATCCCCAAAGGTGTTGTGAACCTCGTGTGCGGCAGCTCGGCCAGCGCCATCGGCAACGAACTGACCGGCAACCCGCTGGTGCGCAAGGTCACCTTCACGGGCTCGACTCCGGTCGGCAAGCTGCTGCTCGCCCAGTCGGCCCAGACAGTGAAGAAGGTTTCGATGGAACTGGGCGGCAATGCGCCTGTCATCGTGTTCGATGATGCCGATCTTGACCGCGCCGTTGCCGGTGCCGCCGCCGCAAAATACCGGAACGCCGGCCAGACCTGCATCTGCGCCAACCGCATCCTCGTGCAGGACACGATCTATGACGCCTTCGTCGAGAAATTCTCGAAAGTTGTGGCGGGCTACAAGGTCGGCAACGGCCTTGAGAAGGGTATCCATATCGGGCCGCTGATCCATGAAAAAGCCGCCGCCGATGTGATCGGCATGGTGGATGACGCCGTGAAGGACGGCGCCAAGGTTGCAGTGGGCGGCAAGCGCCACGCGCTTGGCGGTGCGTTCCTCGAGCCCACGGTCCTGACCGACGTGAACCCCTCCATGCGCGTCTTCCGGGAGGAGATTTTCGGGCCCGTCGCACCGGTCTTCAAATTCAGCTCGGAAGAAGAAGCCATCCGCATGGCTAACGATACCGAGTTCGGCCTTGCCGCCTATCTTTACACCGGCAACATGGGCCGCGCCTTCCGGGTATCGGAAGGGATCGAATATGGTATGGTCGGCATCAACGAGACCGCCATCAGCTCGGAAGTCATTCCGTTCGGCGGCGTGAAGGAATCCGGCCTCGGGCGCGAAGGCTCCAAATACGGGGTCGACGACTATCTCGAGATCAAGCTTCTCTGCCTCGGCGGCCTTTGAGGCCCAGCGGCATAGCCAAGCGTTCGGATGGGGCCCCAGCGGCCCCATCTTTTTTGGGGAGATGACCATTGAAGCTCGCCTATCTCGGTGAAGCCAAAACGGGCGGAGAGCCCTGGGCCGTGGCGGTGCTTGTCATCGCCGACCCCGACCGGCATTGGCCTGCGGTGGATAAGGCCTTCGTGCAAATCCGCAAGGCGCACCTCATGCCCAAGGACCGCGCCACCTGTACCTTCAACCCGAAGGAAATCTTCCACGGCTCCGGCACTTTCGCGCGGGACCGCTACGAGTTTGAAACGCGCCTCGCTCTCCTTGAGGCCCTGACCAGCCTGCCCACCGCCCTCGGCCTGAAGCTTTTTGTGGCAGCGGTCCCGGCGGAGAATTGCACGCAGGAAGACGCCCGCACGCTCGTCCTTGAAGCGTACGAGACAGAAGAAGCCGTTGCCCTTGTCACCGACACCGAAAGCAGCCTCAAAGCCAGCCCCATCGGCCCGCCCCTGATGGCCGACCGCGCCACCAGCCCCCTCCTCCAGCTCGCCGACATCGTGGCCTTCATCGCCAAGCGCGCGGCCGCCGAGAAAGAGGATACGATGGAACTGTATGAGCGGTTGCTGCCTGCCTTCGCCTAAAGCGTCGCCAGAAAGGCCTTCAGTGTGGCTTCAAGCCGCGCGACCAGGTCATCGCATTCGGCTTCCGTGATGCACATAGGCGGGGAGACCATGATCCAGTCGCCGTTCTTGCCGCCGGCGGTGCGGCGGGCATAGATCATGAGGCCGTGATCGAGCCCGAGCATGCGAACCTTGTCGATCACATCCGCCTCGGGCGGGAATGATGTTTTGGTGGCGGGGTCAGCCACGAATTCAAGCGCCATCAGCATGCCGCGCCCGCGGATATCACCGATCATCGGCAGGCGCTGCTGAAGGTCGGCGAGCCGCCCCTTGAGATACGCCCCCATGGTGGCCGCCTTTTCAACCAGTCCTTCGCGCTCGTAGATATCCAGCACCGCAAGGCCGACGGCACAGCAAACCGGGTTGGCCGAATAGGTGTGGCTGACGTTGAAACCGGTAAGCTCGGCAAGTTCATCCACCATCGCGGCGGGCATCAGCGTGGCGGCGAGCGGTGCATAGCCGGCACCCAGCCCTTTGGCGAGCACGACGATATCGGGAAGCGCATCAGGGTAATGGTGGCTCGCCAGGAACTTTCCGGTCCGGCCCGAGCCACAAAGAATCTCATCATGGACGATCCAGATGCCATATTTATGACAGACGGCATGCACGCCCCGGAAAAAGGCATCGGGCGCCACGTTGCAACCGGTCGACAAGCCCCCGACAGGCTCGAACACGAAGCAAAGGATATTCTCGGGCCCAGCCGCAACGATAGCGTCCTCGAGCGCCTGCACGCAGTCTCCGGCATATTCCTCGGCATTCCGGTTGCCCGGCACGCGGTAGGTGACGGGGGCGGGGATTTTCACGCTAGGCACCGAGAACCCATCCAGGAAATTCGCATAGGCGTCATCCCCGGTGATCGACAGCGTGCCGATGGTGCCGCCGTGGTAGGACGGGCGACAGCTGATGATGGTGCGTTTGGCTTTCATGCCCTTGGCGAGCGCATAGGTGCGCAGGAATTTGATGGCCGATTCCATCGCCTCGGACCCGCCGGACGACAGCGTCACGCGCTCATACCCCGGCCCGGCAAGCGCCGCGAGACGGGCCGTCAGTTCCATATTCGGGCGGTGGCGGCTGGTGCGACTGTAGGCGAAATCCATCGTGCGGGCTTGGCGCGCCATCCGGTCCGCGATCTCGGCCCGGCCATGCCCGACGTTTGAAACAACGGGGCCAGAGGAGACGTCGATATAGCGCTTGCCGTCCTCGCCGATCAGCCAGATGCCCTCGGCGCGTTCGATGATCGGCAAAGGCACCTTGTTCGAGGCCGAATAAAACAGGTCCTGTGGGCCGCCGGGCTCGGCACGGAATGCGCGGGTGATGGCGATGGCGTCGGTCATGATGTGGTCTCTACTACATTTACACCGTTCGTCCTGAGGAGCCCTTCCGGGCGTCTCGAAGGACGTTTCCGGGCTGCGGTCTTCGAGACAGCGCTTTCGCGCTTCCTCAGACCGAACGGCATATTTTCCCGAACTGGCAACACTCTCAAACCGCTGTCTTCAGGGCATGATTGATGTAAATCTCACGCAGGCGCCGGGCCACAGGGCCGGGTGTGCCTGCCCCCACCTTGGCGCCATCGATGCGGATGACCGGGGTGACGAATGTAGTGGCGGAGGTGACGAAGGCTTCGTCCGCGCCCTGCGCCTCGGCCACCGTGAAGGGGCGTTCCTCGATCGTCATGCCGGTCTCGGCGGCCAGCTTCACCACACTCGCACGCGTGATACCGGGCAACAGCGCGGTTGAAAGCGCACGGGTGATGATGCGGCCATCCTTGACGATATAAGCGTTGTTAGAGCTGCCTTCGGTGACATCGCCGCCCGCATCCACAAACCAGGCATCATCAACGCCGGCGTCTGCCGCTGCCTGCTTGGCAAGCACCGCCCCCAGAAGCTGCACGGTTTTGATATCACAGCGCCCCCAGCGCAGGTCGGGCGTGGTGATGACGCGGATACCGGCTTCCGCCGCCTTCGAGGCCACCAGCGTTTTCACCTGCGTGAACATCACAAGGCTGGGTGTAGCCACTTTCGGGAAAGGGAAATCACGGTCGGCAGCACCGCGGGTGACCTGCAGGTAAACCACGCCCTCATCCAGATCGTTCCTCGTGATCAGCTCTTTCTGGATCGCGGTGATCTCGTCACCGCTCGCGGGCAGGTCGATGGACAGGGCCTTGCAGGAGCGCGCGAGCCGCGCCAGATGCGCTGCGTTATCGATCAGCTTGCCGCCGATCACCGAGGAGACCTCGTAAACGCCATCGGCAAAGATGAAGCCCCGGTCGAAGACCGAAATCTTCGCTGCTTCCTCGGCCACAAACTCGCCATTCACATAGACCGTCCGGCTCATCGCTTCACTCCCTCGGGCGTCAACACGGGGCGAACCTAGCAGTGCCCCAAGCCCCCTTCAAGCGCGACCCGCCCTTGTGCGAACAGTGGACAGTTGACAGCAATTTCTGGAATTAGGCAGGATCTTGCCGACTGGAGGCCATATGCAGCGATTTCGGTTTTCTAATATACGGACCATCGTGAAGCTGACGCTGAGTGTAATCGGTGTCATCGTCTTTTATGCGAAAGCTAATACTCTTTACTCAGCCGCCCTCAGCAGCGGAGAGTTGCGACCGCGTATTTCGCATTTCACAACGCCCCTCTTTTTCATCGTCTCTTTGGGATATGCGGTGAAATATCTGTATCAACTGATTTTCTATCGCACCGCCATTCATATCGACGAGAGTTTCATCGCCCTTGCAAAGGATATGAAGAGAGAGAAAATCTCGTGGCGCGACGTTGCGGGCGCTCAAGTTGTCGAAGAGGTTGAGACTTTCGGAGAGGACATATGCACTAGCTGGCATCTCCGACTGGTCGCACCAGATAACACTGAGATCATCAAGTATTGCATATCGGCCCATGACATCGATCCAAACGCTTTAAAGGCTTCAATTTCTCTCTTTGCCAAGACAGAACTTCTCCCAAACCCTGTCGAGCCCGCCCAAATTCAAGAACAAGCCACAAGACGCAAATCCTACGGACCGCCGCGCCGCTAAACCCCAGACAACTTCCTTACTCCTTCAAGCGCGACCCGCCCTTGTGCGAACAGTGGACAGTTGACAGACTGGCTTTGCCGTGGCCCCATGGCAACCGCATTAGTTAGGGAGGCTAATCATGCCGCATATTTTCAGCAGCCGCGATCTCGACTTCCAGCTGAAGGAAGTCCTGAATGTCGAGGAACTCACCGCCTGGCCCGCCTTTGAAGGCCATGACACGGAAACCTTCGACGCGATGATCGAAACGGCCGCGAAAATGGCGGAGGACCTGTTTCAGCCGCACGCCGCGAAAGCGGACGCCAACGAGCCGACCTTCGATGGCAAAACGGTTTCGATGATCCCGGAAACCAAGGAAGCGCTCGACGCCTATGTCGAGGCTGGCTTCATGGGCGCGGGCTTTGCCGAAGAACATGGCGGGCTTGGCCTGCCGACGACCATAACCCGCGCTGTGGGCTTCATCTTCAACGCGGCGAACGTCGGCACTTCGGCCTATCCCTTCCTCACGGTGGGTGCTGGCAACCTCCTTGCCGCGCACGCCACGGAAGACCAGAAAGAACGCTTCCTGAAGCCGATGGTCGAGGGCCGCTGGTTCGGCACCATGTGCCTTTCCGAGCCGCAGGCGGGCTCCTCGCTCGCTGACATTCGCACCCGCGCCGAACCGCAGGCTGACAGCACCTATCGCCTTTTCGGCAACAAGATGTGGATTTCAGGGGGCGAGCAGGAGCTTTCCGAGAATATCGTCCATCTCGTGCTCGCCAAAATCCCGGGCGGGCCGGCGGGAGTGAAGGGCATTTCGCTCTTCATCGTGCCGAAGCGGCTGGTGAATGACGATGGCAGCGTGGGCGAGCGCAACGACGTGAAGCTCGCAGGGCTCAATCACAAGATGGGCTACCGCGGCACCACCAACACGCTCCTCAACTTCGGGGAAGCGGGTGGTGCTGTCGGCTATCTCGTCGGCGAAGCGAACCGCGGCCTCGCCTATATGTTCCATATGATGAACGAGGCGCGGATCGGCGTGGGCATGGGCGCCGTGTCGCTCGGTTACACCGGCTATCTCCACGCGCTGGATTATGCCCGTGGTCGCCCGCAGGGTCGCCCCTTGGATGGCAAGGACCCGACTTCGCCGATGGTGCCGATTGTCGAGCATGCCGATGTGAAGCGGATGCTGCTGGCCTCCAAATCCTATGTCGAAGGCGGCCTCGCCCTCGGCCTTTACGCCAGCCGGCTGGTGGACGAGGAACATTTCCACCCGGACGCGGCGAAACGCGCGGAGGCGACCGACCTTCTCGATATCCTCACCCCCATCGTGAAAAGCTGGCCGTCGGACTATTGCCTGAAGGCCAACGATATCGCGATCCAGGTTCATGGCGGATACGGCTATACCCGCGACTATCCGGTGGAGCGCCTGTACCGCGACAACCGCCTCAATCCCATCCATGAAGGCACCAAGGGCATCCAGGGCCTTGATATCCTCGGCCGCAAGGTACCGATGAACGGCGGCCGCAGCCTGAAGGCGCTGGTCGCCCGGATGAGCGATACCATTTCGGAAGCGAAATCAGTTGCGTCCCTCAAGGGCTACGCCGCCACGCTTGAAGCCCTGATCGCCAAAATGGGGGCGACCACCGCCGCGCTGATGCAGGCGATGGGCACGCAAGGCCCCGGTCGCGCGCTCGCCAACGCCAGCCTCTATCTCGATGCCCTTGGCCATATCACCGTTGGCTGGATCTGGCTGAAACAGGCACTGGTGGCGGAAAAGGCCCTCGCCGCCGGCGCCAGCGACAAAGGCTTCTACGAAGGCAAGCTCGCCGCCTGCCGCTATTTCTTCACCTACGAACTGAACACCATCCCCGCCCAGTGCGACACGCTGGCGATGGTGGACGACACAAACGTGACGATGCAGGACGGGTGGTTCTGAGAAACTGTCATGTCCAATATCGAGATTTCCTTCATCATTCCCTATTTCAACGATCACCCTTTTCTGGAGGAATGCCTTTCGTCCATTCGTGCCCATTGCAGCGTTCCATATGAGATCATCGTCGTTGATGATGCGAGCCCCGACACATCAGCACTGCAAGCGATGGATGCGCCCGACCTGTGCGTCATCCTGAAACGCGAGCGCAGCGGACCCGCACAATCGCGAAACATGGGCATCGAGAAAGCCCAAGGGCGCTTCCTGATGTTCATCGACAGCGATGACATGCTGGAAGCAGACCCGGCCAAGATCCTGTCTGACGCACGCAAGCTCGGCGTGCTTGAGACGGCCGACATGCTCGCCGGCTTTGTCGCCAATCGGCCGGCGCGCCTAAGATTGCTTCGGAAAGCACCCTTTACGGGCACATTGGAAAGTGAGCCGGTGCTGATGCGGCTGCACTATTTCACCACAGCCTTGTATCGGCGCGAAATGATCCTCCAGAAACAACTGCGCTTCCCCGAAAGCCTGCGGAGCGGTGAGGATCTGTTATTCCTCACCCAGTCACTTGCTGCGGCCCGGCAGGTTCTGGTGACCCGGCATCAAATATATCATTATCGACAAAGGCCAGGCTCCCTTACCCAACAGGCGATAAAAGTAATCGACCCCGGGAAGCGGATGGAAATGCTCGAGGGGATAGCAACGACCCTGGCCCCCTTCCCCGCTGCGAAGGCCCTCCGGTGCCTCTCCGCACTGCGAAATAATCTCGAAGACATCGACAAGGTGACAGAGACAAATCGCGCAATCGAGCTTTGCGACGCGTTGGCCGATTGGGCGACAGAGCATCTTGGCGATGACAATGCTATTACCGCGTGCCTGCAGTCCGGGCTTGCTGATTGGGACGCCGGAGACCAGCGTGTGCTGGATGCCATGCGCGCCGGCATGCGCGGGCAGAGTTTACATACACTCGCGGTCGCCCGCAGAGGCGCCACCTGAATAGCCAAGACCCGACGTCGCCAACGCCAGCCTCTATCTCTATGCCCTTGGCCATATCACCGTCGGCTGGATCTGGCTGAAACAGGCACTGGTGGCGGAAAAAGCGTTGGCGGCCGGCGCCAGCGACGCCAGCTTCTACGAAGGCAGGCTCGCCGCCTGCCGCTATTTCTTCACCTACGAGCTGAACACCATCCCCGCCCAGTGCGACACACTGGCGATGGTGGACGATACGAACGTCGTGACGCAGGACGGGTGGTTCTGAGAACGAAATATCTAAATATAATATTCTATATTTTCATGATGTTATGATTTATTCATCATTTTAAATCATTGAAATATTGCGAAATATACAAAAATATCAAAGTCAATTCTTTAAATAAATTAAATAAACACGACCTTCATAACATCGGCATATTCATGTCGTTTTATGAAAGAAAAATAAATGACCTTCAAGGATCTGAATAAATCTACAAAATCATCGGGCAATCACGCCAGCAATGACACGGCACCGACGCCTGAGGCGCCTGCGGCACCGACGCCCGATACCCCCGAAGCCCCACCGGCAGAGACCTCTCCGTCGACAAAAAACTGACCGGGCATTTTGCCTGAACAATCGTCTTGAGGAAGGGCGACTGCCCTTCTTCTTCGCATCGCCCCTTGTCCAAGGAGGCAAGCATGACAACACGCACCATAACCCAAACAGTTTTTTTCCAGCGCCCCTTCACGCTGAAAGGGTATGCAAAAACCCTGGCCCCCGGGGTTTACGATATTGAGATCGAGGAACAGATTCTCGACACGATGACAGCTCGCGCTTACAGGCAAACGCAGGTCTCCATCCACCTGCCGCCGGACCCTGACCGCCCGGGCGTAGAGGAAACGCTCGTAATCGACCCTCAGGTTCTGGATGCCGCATTGCTTGACGATATTTCATCCCATCGTCCGCAACAGCGTGGTGGCAGAGACACGACCAAAAGGCGCACGGCCTCCGCAATAGAACGCGGAGAAAACGAGGGAATGGCGCTGGCAAATCAGCCAGGCTCGAACACTCTCAAGCTCCCTTTCTGAAACCCTGATGCTTAACCTGCACGGAAGAAAGCTCCACAATGAATGATACCTCATCCTTTACTGCTGCATTGCGGTGCTTCGCATTCCTTGCAGGCCTTGTTGTCGCGTCAACGGCTGTCGCAGCGCAGTCAAATGCAGCACCAATGCCGGACAACGCCCACCTCGACATCGAGACGCAAAGCTGGTCCTGCAACACCGGATTTCGGCGCGACGGCAACCGCTGCAACAAGATCTTCCTGCCCGAAAACGCCTATGCAACCGGTAAATCCTATGGAAATGGATGGGAGTGCAATCGCAATTATCGCAACGTCAACAACAGCTGTGTGCTGATTGTCGTACCGGTCAACGGCTATCTCAGCAGCGACATCCAGAACAAGGGCTGGGCCTGTAATCGCGGCTACCGGGCGACGGAAAATGACTGCGTTGCCATTGATGTGCCTGCCAATGCCTATCTGAGCGACAAGCATTTTGGCGACGGCTGGAAATGCGAGCGAGGCTACAAGGTAGCCGACAAGGCCTGTGTCGAAATCAAGGTCCCCGAGAATGGTTATCTTGTAGATGCAGAATTTGGCCCGGGATGGGAGTGCGACCGTGGATACCGTCCGGATGGTGATCGCTGCAGGGCAATCGCCGTACCCACCAACGGCTTTCTGATCAATTCAAGCTATGGCGACGGCTGGGAATGCAACCGGGGCTTCCGCCCGGACAATGGAAGCTGCGTGCAGATCAAGGTTCCCGCCAACGGCTACCTGACAAATGCGAATTATGGTTCAGGATGGAAATGCGAGCGCGGATATCTGCAAGAAG
The Gimibacter soli DNA segment above includes these coding regions:
- a CDS encoding LacI family DNA-binding transcriptional regulator, translated to MSKATIKDVARQAGVSLKTVSRVINNEPTVRAETREKVQEAINNLGYQPDMAARNLRGATSYAVGLVYDNPNPYYVVDIQQGVLKCCRELGYGLQIHPCDASSPQLIDELAELVLHSRLAGLVLAPPISENDDIVQALADRSIHVVRIVSGADAPGGPAPAVHVNDRAAAYALTDHLVQLGHRRIAFLSGEEEHRSTPERRAGYEEALQAHGLPVDPALVLPGRYTFDSGFNRTQALLAGPDRPTAIFGCNDEIAAGALAATRANGMKVPGDLSIVGFEDSPFSRQSSPPLTTAAQKTEAIARQAMLRLIGAMRPHTTEEMNSGPEADVFVPNLIVRPSTGPVTSR
- a CDS encoding PEP-CTERM sorting domain-containing protein; protein product: MSEMSVKPKSRVSKKAAALLVVLLATSSYISLGGGGAGLLKAPDGSNAGALRPGGSAGGFDLAALAARLANDLLPAAGFGRTNPAGEPWEDIFFYAERRPVGAGEEDGESYLFNAVSGEEGLDRLAGADGEGDDNGGGSGDGDGSGAGEGGSGSGDGSGEEGGSGGGSGGGSGGGGGAGGPGGGGGGAGEGGSPEDPEDEDDGDDGDNGGGGGDTGGGGDDGDDGDDDGDDGDNGGGGGGPGGGGDDDDDDDNTIEIPDDSCLLDGCDDDDGPDGPFDPEDPTGGGGGTPGGGGGTPGGGGNPDGSVPAIPEPATWLTMLLGFAGVASMVRRRRKSIEAETRRA
- a CDS encoding 2OG-Fe(II) oxygenase family protein; the protein is MTQLVPPTLRLAPFVAPFGVDEGLLDDLIARLDAAEEATEARLAGGVADPNVRASTSLWLDLDTIPDLTSALIRFASATVDEAFPFAIDGFEEGVLLQRYRALGSAAPLGDHYDWHVDIGAAGTTRSRKLALVVQLSDPADYMGGLLEVNLDGIPVAAPAERGTAIAFPAFAPHRVTPVTVGTRYSLVAWMHGPAFR
- a CDS encoding NAD-dependent succinate-semialdehyde dehydrogenase codes for the protein MALTLKDPSLLATKAYINGEWVDSDDGSTFDVLNPATGELIAKVASCGGAEARRAIEAANAAQPAWAKRTAKERADILHRWADLIVENADDLAVIMTVEQGKILAEAKGEVVYSASFITWFAEEGRRVYGDVIPTNANDRRLIAIKQPVGVVAAITPWNFPAAMLTRKAGPALAVGCTFIMKPAKETPLSANALCVLAERAGIPKGVVNLVCGSSASAIGNELTGNPLVRKVTFTGSTPVGKLLLAQSAQTVKKVSMELGGNAPVIVFDDADLDRAVAGAAAAKYRNAGQTCICANRILVQDTIYDAFVEKFSKVVAGYKVGNGLEKGIHIGPLIHEKAAADVIGMVDDAVKDGAKVAVGGKRHALGGAFLEPTVLTDVNPSMRVFREEIFGPVAPVFKFSSEEEAIRMANDTEFGLAAYLYTGNMGRAFRVSEGIEYGMVGINETAISSEVIPFGGVKESGLGREGSKYGVDDYLEIKLLCLGGL
- a CDS encoding aspartate aminotransferase family protein yields the protein MTDAIAITRAFRAEPGGPQDLFYSASNKVPLPIIERAEGIWLIGEDGKRYIDVSSGPVVSNVGHGRAEIADRMARQARTMDFAYSRTSRHRPNMELTARLAALAGPGYERVTLSSGGSEAMESAIKFLRTYALAKGMKAKRTIISCRPSYHGGTIGTLSITGDDAYANFLDGFSVPSVKIPAPVTYRVPGNRNAEEYAGDCVQALEDAIVAAGPENILCFVFEPVGGLSTGCNVAPDAFFRGVHAVCHKYGIWIVHDEILCGSGRTGKFLASHHYPDALPDIVVLAKGLGAGYAPLAATLMPAAMVDELAELTGFNVSHTYSANPVCCAVGLAVLDIYEREGLVEKAATMGAYLKGRLADLQQRLPMIGDIRGRGMLMALEFVADPATKTSFPPEADVIDKVRMLGLDHGLMIYARRTAGGKNGDWIMVSPPMCITEAECDDLVARLEATLKAFLATL
- a CDS encoding D-amino-acid transaminase, translated to MSRTVYVNGEFVAEEAAKISVFDRGFIFADGVYEVSSVIGGKLIDNAAHLARLARSCKALSIDLPASGDEITAIQKELITRNDLDEGVVYLQVTRGAADRDFPFPKVATPSLVMFTQVKTLVASKAAEAGIRVITTPDLRWGRCDIKTVQLLGAVLAKQAAADAGVDDAWFVDAGGDVTEGSSNNAYIVKDGRIITRALSTALLPGITRASVVKLAAETGMTIEERPFTVAEAQGADEAFVTSATTFVTPVIRIDGAKVGAGTPGPVARRLREIYINHALKTAV